One Thermoplasmata archaeon genomic window, ACCCTGTACTTCTCGTCTATGGCGTTGAGCAGGCGCCTCATCTCCCTCCTCAGCTGTTCGAACTCCCTGAGGGGCGTGACCACGACCATGTACATCATGTTGCCCCTTTCCATGATGATGTTCTTGTTCTCGTACTGCATCGAGTCCAAGCGACCGAGCTGGCCCGAGAATGATGCCTTCACGAATTTTCTTATCATGTCCAGAGTATCGTCCAGCTCCGCGCTGTCAACCCTTGAGAAGTAGGTTATCAGCCTTCCGTCGTGGTAGATGAGAAAAACACTGTCCACAGGTTTCTGGGCCGGGGCGGTGGGGGCTGGGGCTGCTCTGGCCTGAGGGGGTCCGGGCGTCGGGGCCGCCTGAGCCGCCGCGGGCGCGAGGCCGCCGGGGGCGGTCGGCGCCGGCGCGGTAGGTCCTCCGGGTTGCGCGGGTGGGGGGACGGTTCCAGCGAGCCTCCTTCGCCGGGCCGCGAGGTAGGCAGTGGCCATCGCGGCCGCGCTCGCCAGGAGCAGAACCGCGAGCCAGAGTAGCAGACCCTCCGGAAGCGCGGCCGGGAGAGGCGCGACGGCGTTGGCGACCACGAAGCTCAGGCTCGTCTCGGCGAAGTGACCCTCGGTGTCTCGGACTCGGGCGTAGAGCACATGTCTCCCGTCTGCGAGCTTGGTCGTGTTGAGTTCGAAGGACCAGCTGGATCTCCCCTGCGCTGGCTCCCAGCCCCAGCTGTCCACCCTGACCTCCACGAGTTCCACGGCGCCGACCCTCGCCGAAGCGGTGCCGCGGACCAGCACGGAGCCTCTGAGCTTTGCACCGGGTTTCGGCTCTAGAATCACAATCGTCGGTAGTATGGAGGTTATGTTCTCCGCAACGGTTATGTTGAACTCCTGCGTCACGGAGCTCTTCCCGTCTGAGACCCTCACGACGACCTCGTGGACGCCGATGTCTCTCACCCCAGGGACCCACTCGATGACGCCAATCGAGTCAATCGTCATGCCCTCAGGCGATTTCTCTAAAGTAAAGGTCAGGACGTCGCCGTCGTCGTCCGTGGCCCTCAGCCTGTACTCGTACCTCTTGCCCGCTTCGGCGATGGTGACGGGCGTGCTCAGAATTCGGGGGGGCCGGTTGGGGCCGCCCGCGGCCGAGACGTTGATTACGAATGCCTGCTCGTCATACAGCTCCCCATCAGAAACACGGATCACAACCTCGTTCTCTCCTAGCTGCGACGCCGCCGGCGTCCAGTGGACCCAGCCCGTTTGCGGCTCTAGGACCATTCCCGTGGGCTTCGTCACGAGGGAGAGGGTGAGGTCGTCATCGTCGACGTCGCTGGATATAATCAGATAGCTCCACTCCTCTCCGGCGGTTGCGTTTAGGTCGGCGGGAAAGCTTTCAATCACCGGCGCGTCGTTAACAGGCCGCACATTGACTCTGAACGGATTGGAAGCAACGGTGAAGCCCCTAGAGTCGTACGCCTGCGCCTGCAGCTCTATCCAGCCGTACCAGTTGAGAGCGGAGGGGACGGTGCAGTCGACGGAGAGGAGACCGTCGATGGATAGCTCTACGTGCGCAACCGAGGAGTTCGAAGCGCTCATGAGAACGTAGTTGAGGGAGTGGTCAAGGTCGTCGGCAAAATAGTTTGATAGATTGCAGAGGCTCGGGGCGCGGGTGTCCTCGTCCATCATAAGGTCGGGGACCGGCGAGAGTAGGACGGGGGGGAAGTCGCCGGAGATGTTCAGGTCCCAGACCCTCACCCCGCCGGCCGACGCAGCGGAGAAGAGCAGAGGCACCTTCACATTTCCGTTCGCGTCCGCCTCGGTTGCATGTGTGGTGAGGTAATCTCTGAGCGCTTGCGAAAGGTTTGGAGGCTCGACCGAGACGTCGTACTCGATCACCAGCGAGTTCAGGACCACACGGCCGAGTCCGTCGTTGCTCAGATTGAGCTGGACGCGCACCATGCGGTTTCCGTAGGCGTCGGGAGAGCCCGTGAGGCCGGAGAGGGCGGTGGCGAGTGCCTCCGTGAGGTCAACATCGAAGCGCCCGACCGCGGCCCCATGCCGGCTCCAGCACTCGATCCCGCCAAACTCGAGGGAGAGGTTCTCCGGAACAAACAGTGGCTCCTCCACCCCCAGCATGAGCGAGGCCGGAGTGATTCTCAGAACCCTGTTGTTCCCGGTGTCCGCGATCAGAATTTTTCCATCATCGGCAACATGAACACCCGAGGGCGAGTTCAGGTGGAAGGCGTCGGAGAGGTTCACGCCGGTCTCGCCTATCGTGCGTATAAAATCGCCGTTGGCCTTGAAGACCTGAATGCGGTGGTTGCCCTTGTCCGCGACCAGAATATTTCCGTCTAGATCCGAATCAATATCGATCGGTGTGTTGAACTGATTATTGCTGCTGCCCATCGCCCCGGAGGGGTTGATGATGAGGTCCGCCTGATTGTCGCCGTCGTTCTTGAATACAACGACGCGGTGGTTGTCCGTGTCCGCAACGTATACTGCCCCGGAGGGCGAGACGCCGACCCCCATGGGCATGTTCAGGAGGGTTGTGCTACAGCCCGGCGTTCCTGGCACGCCGTAGGTCATGTCAATAACAAAGTCGTTCAGGTCGCTCAGAATCTGGACCCTCTGGCCGTAGCATGTGGCCGGGTAGGAGGTCGTCCAGAACCCCTTGTCCGCAATGGCTGTCCTCCCGCCGGGCCCGATGGAGACGTCGGAGGGCTGGTTCAGGTGGTGCATGTCGTTGCTCCCGACGCCCGTGACGCCGATGGTGGCGTCCGCCGCCCCGTCGCTCAAGTCGTTATATACTTGCACCCTGTGGTTTGAGTGGAACTCGGGAAAAACCCAGACCCCGCAGTCGGCGACGAATACCCTCCCGTCAGGGGCGACGTCCAGCCCCCGCGGGTGGTCGAGGTGGAGGGGGTCGCTGCCTATGACGCCGGTCGTGCCCAGGGTCTGGACCCTCGCGCCTAGAGGCGTGTAGACCTGCACCCTCTGGTTCTTCGTGTCGGAGACGAAGAGCGCCCCCGTGGAGTTCGAGGCTACCCCGCAGGGCTGGTTGAAGGCGTAGTCCGAGTTGCCGGGGGTTACGAGGCCGCTCCAGTGGCGGGCGCCTATGGAGAGGATGTGCCTGAGGCTCGAGTCGTAGACCTGGACCCGGCCCTTTATGAAAGTGCCTCCTGGAGGGTCACAGACGAAAATCTCACCCGTGGGAGACACGGAAACGCTCGAAGGATAGCAAAGGTGCTCATTGTCAAGGCCCGGCTGGCCGGTCACCCCTATCGTAGCTTTGTAGACGGTTCCCGTGAACTTCTGGACCCTCGAATTAAGCGTGTCGGCCACGTAGGTGTTCCCAGATAAGTCCATGCACACGTCTTGGGGGGCGTTGAAGTGTTCGATGTCGCTCCCCGCAACCCCAGTGAACCCGAGGGTGTAGTTGTAGACATAGTTCGCACCGCCAATGTGCTTCAGGGCGAGCACCCTGTGGTTCCCCGTGTCGGCCACAAGAATGTCCTTCCAGGGCGTGACAAAGAGTCCCATGGGTGCGTTGAACTGCATGGTCCCCGTCCCGGGCGTGCCGGGGCTCCCGAGCGTCCTTAGCCACGTGCCGTTCCTGTCGAAGACCTGGACCCTGTGCAGCGCCGCGTCCGAAACATATATGTTGCCGTCTCCGTCGGTCGCCACGCCCGACGGGAAACGGAAGTGCCGGTCGTCGTCCCCCGCCTTGCCCGTTTCCCCGAGGATGAACGCCAGGGTCCTGTCCGGCCTGAAAACGCAGACCCTGAAGTTGCCCCTGTCGGCGACAACGAGGTACCCATCGTTCCGCGCCGCAACGTCCTGACACATTGAGAAGTGGCTGGCGTCGCTCCCGGGTGAGCCGGGGGTCCCGAGCGTTCCAGTGTAGCCGAAGACGGCGGCCTGTATTCTGTCGGCGACCCAGAGGTTCCCCCAGCGGTCGACGGAGCATCCCCAGGGGAGGAATAGGTCCTCCATTATCGAGCGTTCTACGGTCTGGCCGGAGAGCCGGTTTCTGATTAGTCTGCCGTGAAAGTCCGTGTAGAGAGGAGACGGGCCCGTAGCCTCGGAGTTGTTGAAATAGATATAATAAGTCTGGGACGAGCCCGCGCCCAGCCCGGATACGACGAAGAGCAGAGCGGCCTCGAAGCACTTTGACCCGTTGTTTATTTCATCAAGAATCTGGATGGGAACCTCTGTCTCCTTTCCGGACGCCGCCTCAACTCTCGTGACCCTGAGCTCGTTTCTGGCGCTCCTCAGACTCCAGTTGCGGGTGTCGAGCAGGAGCTCTACCACGAAGTCGGTCTGATTTCTCCCCGCGAGTTCGGTGAGCTGAATCGGGACCCGGTTCCTCCAAGAAGTGTTCCACCAAGTGCTTGCGGGCATTGCCTCGAGCGAAAGAGAAGCCCTCCTAACCATGGCTCCCTCGGGCAGCGCCACCACGCACGAGGCCGTTCCCGGGGAGGAGAATTCCCAATCCTTCGAGTCGGCACCGTCGGACAGGAGGCTCTGGCGCCCGAAGGCTCCATATCCCTCGCCCTCGAACCTCCATTCAAAGCCCCCGTCCGCACCGACGTCGAGAGAGGGTTGGAGGGGGAAGGAGTCGTTGAATGCGACAGGTGAAACCCTGAGCGAGCCTCGGGTCAGGTAGGACTGGACCGGCAGGGAAATGTTGGCGAAGACCACCGAGCCGGCCCCCCCAACCAGCGCTAGAGCGCTCCTTTCACCCCCTTCGAACCCGGTCACTGTGCCACCATGGCATACGGGAAAGAGAGCTACAATCTGTGAGGCTGCAATAAACACCAGAATTGCGCGCCTCCATATCCCATCCATCATTCCACATATCCTCCTTTGAAGCCAGCTGGCACCGCTCCCGATGGAATCTCTAATTAGAACGAGTCCCTGACTTAATAAACTTTTTGTGGTATGTATCACGGGTGCGGAATCGGGGGGCCCGGGGCCCTCTCTTTTCCCACCACGGCCACCAGCCTCACCTCTTTCTCCAGCGATGGGTCCACAATCGGCCCCCACATGATTTCCGCGTCCTCGTGAAGGAAGGTATGGAGCTCCTGGACTATTCTGTGAAGCTCGTCGTCCTTCGACCCGGGGGGGCAATGGAGCACCACTACGGCCTTGTTGTGGTTGTGGAGGTCGGTGCCGGGGGCTAGTGGGCCGAGGGCGAACTTGACACCGCTGCTCGGGCCGTGGCCCAAGCTCCCCTCCCCCAAGCAAATGTGAGCGATGTCCCTTACCCTCAGAACCCTGCGAAGATTGGGCAGGTCAGCCCGTGTCAGAACCTGCGTGATGCTCCTGACCGGGTCGAGGAGGAGGTGGTCCGCCATGCAGAGCGCCTCCTTGAACCCGAGCATCGGGTGCTCTGTGACAAGTCTGTCGTTCTCGACAACCAGAACAGCGTCCGCGGTCTCGCGCAGTCTCTCAAGACCGGCGCTGGCTATCCGGCCCCGGAGCGCTCCCTCTGCTTTGAAAGGCATCGTAGCGAGTGCCACCACAAGCGCCCCCATCTTCCCGGCCAGTCGAGCGATGACGGGCGATGCTCCGGTCCCCGTGCCGCCTCCAAGACCACATACGAGGAAAAGCACATCAGTGCCCGCCAGAGCGGACCTGACCGCGTCGATATCGGAGAGCACAGCCTGCTCCCCAATCGCCGGGTCGGAGCTAGCTCCGCGGCCCCGTGTCAGTTCTTTCCCAATTAGTATCTTCCGGCAGCTCAGGCCGTATAGGCTCCGGGCGTCCGTGTTGATGGCGATTCTCTCGGCGTGCCTGAAGTCAATATCAGCGGAGCCGACGATGTTGCACCCTGCTCCCCCGACCCCCACCACCTTGATCACCGGTCTCAGCTCCTGACCGGCTAGCGAAGCGCCGAGGCCGAAGGTCACATAGACTCTCCCGCCCATGTTTTTGCGGACTTGAATGCACTCTCCCACTAATCAATATTCCCCCGTGGGTGAAATCCCTCTCGTTTTATCCGGGCGCTTGGCTCGTTGGTGCATGGGAGCTCTGAAGGCCTACAACATCTCAAGCACATCTCCTAGAGCGAGTTCTCAAAAATGGATTCCCGGGAGGGCGGGCCACCCGGGCTGTAGAGTGTCAGTATGGGCTGGTCTATCCGTCGTCCGCACTTGTTGCAGTAGGACATTCGTCCTTCTTCCCGTTTTGGAACTACTCTACTAATTGGTGCGGGAGATCGGATTTGAACCGATGAACCTCTTCAGGACCGGACCCTGAATCCGGCGCTTTTGACCAGGCTGAGCTACTCCCGCGCGCGATAAGCAAAAGCACTTCTCCTTAATCATATTTTCGAGCCCCGGGAAGGGTCGGGAGGAGGTCTTAACAACGTCTTGTCCGCCTCCGGAACAGTAAATTTGATATTCACAAGCAGTATGGGGAGGGCGCAATCGGGGAGAGAATGAAAGCGCGTGGATGGAGAAAGGGTCGATGTATTGGATTCTCGGCTCTTGGCTGGGGCGCAGTCACGGCTTTCCTTCTTTTCTCGGCGTGCGCTTCAACCAGCAACGCCGAACCGTCAGGCAATGTCGGGGATAGTGCACTCGTGGTGGACGTAGGTATCTATGTTCTGAGCTTCGGCAACCACGATACAAACAAGGGCACATTCACGCTCGATTTCTACCTCTGGTTCATCTACAACGAAAGCGCGGCTGAACCAAATTTTACAGTTGCAGGGTTCGAGTTCATGAACGGACGCGCCGGTTCGAAAGAAAAGATATTTGATTCTATAAATTCCGATACGGGCATGCGTGAGGTCTGGTACCGCATCCAAGCGTCTCTTTATTACAAGCCGACCTTCAGGGACTATCCCTTTGATAGGCAGGAATTCTCCGTGCTGGTTGAAGATACTGCCAGACCGCTTGAAAGGCTGGTATACCGCCCCCTGGCCGATAGAAGTGGCTGGGACCCGGGAGCAGAAATACGCGGATGGCGGGTAGATTCCGTCACCTACACCAGCACCGTCCACTCCTACCCATGGGGTGAGAAATATTCCAGATTTGCTATGTCCGTGGTGATATCGAGAGAGCCACTCTCCACGGGTATCAAATCCATTTTACCGCCAGTAATTTTCTGCATTGTCTCAGGCCTCTCATTTTTCTTCACCCCGGACAAAATCGCCAATCGAATCGGCTTCGGCACGTCAATGCTGATATCGGCGGTTATGTTTCATGTGTCCCAGACCGGCAGCCTCCCGCCACTGGGCTCCCTCATCCTGATCGACAAAATAATGATTGCCGCTTATTCCTTCCTATTTATGTCCCTCTTTGTGACTACATTGATTTATATTAACGACCAGTACTGGAAGAACCGGGATTACACGAAGGAATTCAATCGGTGGGGAGGGGTTGTGTCGGGTGTCCTGCCCTTTATAGTGTATGCTTTGCTCGCGCTCGTATAAATCGATTTTGACCTTGAGATGGGTGGAATAGGGCCGCTCGGCTCGCGGATCGCGGTGCAATGACGATTTTTACCACCAGTCTCCCTACCACGGCGGCGGGACGATTTTTGTGGCCCAGACTATCGAACAGCCAACCGGCCGGGACTGGGATGGGGAATTCAAGCTGGCCCCGTTTTTCTTTAGAAGACCCAGAAAAGGCGTGGAACCGGTCGGATGGTGGGCGGCGAGCGCCGCGGCGAGGACAATATTTAATTATCAAGGACGGAATATACACCCGTTCCGGTGTGTAAATGGCTAAGAAGAGCGAGAGGGGCGCTCCGGCGGCTGAGCCGGAGAGGGGGAGGGGGCTCTGGGTAGTGCCACTGCTGGCGATTCTGAATCTCCTGCTCTACTTTTTTATTTCAATGGGGCTTATAACGGACTTCGGTCTCCCGATTTTTTGGTGGAAGGCTGGCTCAATAGTCTTTCAGTTCGTTTTGTGCATCATTCTGATAAGGGTGCTGATAACATCCTACTCCTCAGACCGCTTGAGCGCATCACAGGAGTTTGAGGAGGATATCTCTGAAACCACACCGAAGCCCGAGCTCAGGGGACGCGCGCGAGAGACCATCCCAGCGAGAGATTCCCAAGCCGCGCCTGTGAGGGCGGCGCCCCGCGGGCCGAAGGTCATAGAATATCCCGAAGAGGTCAGCGGCGGGATATACGCCACGACGCTTGTGCGCGTGGACGATGATAGAGTGCTGAAGCTCAGGACATTACTCGCAAGGGCCTGCCTCCTCTGCGATGAGCAGGGCGACTGCTGGAGCACCCTCTCCGGCACTGGAAAGGCTGATGAACTCAGATTCAATGTGGATTGCAGGGAGGGGCTGCAGAGCATCAGGCTCAAAAAATCAGGGATGTGAGCTGGATGGCAAGAATGCATGCCAGAAGGAGGGGTTCGTCATCATCAACACGCCCCCTGCGTGACCACAACCCAGACTGGGTGCCTCTGGGGCCGGATGAGATCGTCAAAGAGGTTGCGAAGCTCGCTAGGGAGGGCCTGAGCTCGAGCCAGATAGGTCTCCGCCTCAGGGACCAGTACGGCGTCCCCGACGTCAAGCTGGCGACTGGCAAGAGCATCGTTGCGATAATGAAGGAGGCGGGAGTGAAGTTCGATTTCCCGGAGGACGTGAGGAGCCTGATGAAAAAGGCCGTCAGGCTGTCCGCGCACCTAGCTACCACGCCGAAGGATCTGAGCAACCGCCGGAGGCTGCAGCTAGTAGAGGCCAAGATTCGGCGTTTGGTCAAGTACTACCACCGGACGGGCGTCCTTCCGAAGGACTGGAACTACTCTCTAGAGACCGCCAAGCTTCTCGTTGAGTAGGGGCGGCGGGAGGGGAGGATGCCGGCGAGGGAGCTTCCCCGGTCTCTTTCCAGCGCCCTACAGAAGGCGCGGGAGGTCTCGTCTTCCCTCTCATCGGGCGCCGAGGCCGTCCGTATCATCTCTCACTACGACGCGGATGGCCTCTGCGCCGCCGGAATTCTGTGCAGGGCTCTGCTCAAGATGGCCGTTCCCTTCCATTGCACAATCGTCCATAGCCTCGACGCCGCCGCGATTGAAGCTCTCAGGTTGCAGGACTATCCAGTAACGATTTTCTCTGACATCGGGAGCGGCTATCTGGAGCTTTTGGAGGGCCTTAATAAACGCATCATCGTGATCGACCATCATAGCCCCGTCCGTGATTCAAAGACGGTGGCACAGCTGAACTGCCATCTATGGGGAGTTAATGGTGCGTTTGAGGCCTCGGCCTCCTCTCTGGCGCTGCTTTTCGCAGTTTCTTTGAACGAAACGAACTGGGAGCTGGCCGGTCTCGCCCTCGCCGGTAGCATGGGGGACAGGCAGCACATCGGCGGCTGGAGAGGGCTCAACGCCGAGATTCTTGCGGTTGCCGAGAGGCTCGGTTATGCGCGCACGAGAAGGAGTCTGGTGATGGATGGGGAGACCCTAGTCCGCGCGCTGGCCGAGAGCAACGAGCCTTTTATCCGTGGGGTCTCAGGAAACCCCGGCGGGGCCGCGGCGCTGGTCGAGGCCGCGGGCCTCAGCCCGGCCGCCGCGCCCGGCGAAATCGACCTAGCCGGCGCGAGGGCTCTCGCCTCACTCATAGCACTAAGGCTACTCAAACAGGGGACTCCCGATGAGTTCGTAGCGAGCGTGCTTGTGGACCGCCATTATCTCCCCGGCTTCGGGACGGATGCCGCCGAGCTGTCAGCGGTGGTCAATGCCTGCGGGAGGCTTGACCGAGAAGAGCTGGGGCTCTCCGTTTGCATGGGCAGCAGAGAGGCGCTGGCGGAGGCCAGGGAGGTCCGGAGGCAGTACAGATCCCACGTCATGAAACGGATGCTGGAGCTCCAGGAGAGGGGCATTCAGGAGATGAGGCATATCCAGTATTTCTATGCAGAAAGCGCCTCGATGGGCGGCGCCCTCGCGGCACTGGTTATGAACTTTCTCTTCCCGGGGCCGAAGCCCACGGTCTCGCTTTCGAGTAGTGGGGGAAGAGTCAAAATCTCCCTCAGGGGCACCAGAGAAATGACCTCAAGGGGGCTTGATCTCGCGCGCGCGGCGGCCGCGGCGGCCAGAAGGTGTGGAGGGCAGGGCGGAGGGCACAGCATAGCTGCCGGAGCCACGATACCTCTAGGCATGGACATGAATTTCCTGGAGGCCCTCGACACGGAGGTTGGGGCCTGGCTTGGCGGTCGTGCGGGGGGCGGGGGTGAGAGTGGGTGAGCCAACCGGATCTCCGGAGACTCGCCGACATCTGGGACACATGCCCATCCTTCCTGAGCATCTATCTGGATCTCTCGGAGGCTCTTGACATAAATTTCATTCAGAGGAGGCGGAGGGACTGCGAGAGAGCCCTTGCGGGCGACAGGGAGGCTCTCCTTCTTTTCAGGGAAGCAATGGCCACCGCGATGGGCGTGCTTGAGCAGGTTGGAAAAGAGGGGGCGCCCCGGACCCGAGAAGGATTGGCAATCTTCTGCAGTCCAAGGAAGAATTTTCTAGAGGTGTATGATGCCCTCCGGGAGGTCGGAAACCTTCTGGTCTTCGACTCCTCGCCGTACATAAAGCCCCTGGTCATGCTTAGCCACGAATGGGAGGAATGGTGCGTCGTCGCCCTTGACCACACCCATGCCCGGATATTTATGGTCTCACACCACAGAGTCATAGACCGCGATGAGGTTGTGAAGGATATAATCCGAAAGCACAGGAAGGGGGGGATGTCCCAGCTCCGATTCCAGAGACTCCATGATGGATACGAGACGCACTATTTCAAGGAGGTGGCGGAGCATCTAGTTAAGGAGGTGGAGAAGTGGAGGGCTGTGGGGAGATTCAGGGGAATAATCCTCGAGGGACCGAGCGGAGCCCGGCGGGAGCTAGAAAGGCACCTGCCACAGGAGCTGGCCAGACTTGTCCTCGGGAGAACAGAGACGGGTGGGGATGTCCCGGAGGCCGAGGCTTTGAGGGCGGCGGAGGCGGTCGTCAGGAAGCGGGCCCGCCTCCAGGAGGCGGAGCTGATTCAGCACCTCAGGACAGGAATTCTCAAACAAGGGCTCGTCGCCTACGGCTTTGAAGAGGTCGAAGCAGCAACCGCACTCGGCCGTGCCGACACGATAGCGATCCAGCGGAATCTTGCCCTTAGAGGCTGGAGGTGCGAGAGCTGCAGGGCCTTCGGCTCCGGCGACCGGAGTACCTGCCCTTCCTGCGGCAGCCCACCCCTCTCGGTGGATGCTATCGAGGAGCTGGTGGAGCTCGCGATGGACAGAAGGACCCGTGTGGAATTTGTTTCGCCAGAGTCGGGAATTTCGGAATTTGGTGGTGTCGGAGCTCTTTTGAGATATTAGTATTATTGAAATCTAAAAATTGTTAAATATTTTAATATATATCTATAAAGTATTAGCTCGTACAATAAACGAAGAGTAGGCGGAGAGTAGGACGAGAGAGATTTGAAAGGGAAACGGGAAGGGATTAGTGATGAAATGGACGGAGAGCCAATCAAGGCTAATCTGCCTCGTATTGACCGCGCTTTTTTTCGTTTGGACGCTCCTGCCCCTAGCCTCTGACGTGGCGAGCGCCGCCTATCAGGGCTGGCTGACTAGTGACAGCGTGGATATTGAGACGCTCACAAATCTTGACCAAACCGACTGGTGGGACTTCAGCGAGGTCAGCGGAAGATACGTGGCCGTGTTCATGGTGCCCAGCACGGACTACGACTTGAGAATCTACTCGGCAACTGGAGGAGGGGGCGGTGGCGGGGTTGTGATCTCGACCTCCTCCACCGCAGGCACAACTCCCGAGCTCTGCGTTTGCAACTGCAACTCCAACAGCGGCAGAAGCGCCGAGGTTTATAACTCTGGGGGCGGCGGGTGGAACAATGCATTCAGAATCGAGTACCAGGTCTCGTCATCAATCACCGTGAACAGCGTCTACTCCAACGCGATGAGCAACAGCGACATGGTTGAAGTTTATACGGTCAGCGTTCAAGCGGGGGTGCCCTATACATTCAGGTTCACATCCGTCACGAGCGCTACGGCGGATTTCAGGTTCTATGTGTTCAACTTGAACGCGGGCAACTGGGGCACGAGGGCGAGCGCTATTGGGGGTGGGAGCTACACCTCGGGCGTCTCGACCCCTTGGTCAATCACCCCTCCGGCCGCCGCAACCTATGGCATCGTCATCGTCAACTGGAACCTGGCTAGCGCGACCTACAATTTCGTCGCCGGAGCTCCGGACCTTGTCGTCACTTCTATATCAATATCCCCCAGCCCGGTCACATGCTCTAGTATCTCCGTAATTCCGCAGAACAGGCTCTATACCTACACCGTCACCGTCTACAACCAGGGCTACGCGGACGCGGGACCCTTCACTGTCACAATGTACTTTGATTGGGTTGCGGTGGCGAACTGGAACCTCCCGAGCCTTGCTTGGAGGACCTCGATATCGAGCGACAGCTACATCTACAACACCGCCAACCCTGACACCCACGTACTCGCCGTTCAGGCCGATTCGCAGGGCACCATCAGCGAGGACGGCTCCGGCGCCGAGTACAACAACTGGAACAGCAGAACAGACGCGGTGGCGGAGGTGAGGAGTGCATTCACAAATGACGCTGACGACACGCTTCCGAGTACGTTGGGTTATTCCTATTATTTTTATGCGTATTATATGACAAATG contains:
- a CDS encoding NHL repeat-containing protein, giving the protein MMDGIWRRAILVFIAASQIVALFPVCHGGTVTGFEGGERSALALVGGAGSVVFANISLPVQSYLTRGSLRVSPVAFNDSFPLQPSLDVGADGGFEWRFEGEGYGAFGRQSLLSDGADSKDWEFSSPGTASCVVALPEGAMVRRASLSLEAMPASTWWNTSWRNRVPIQLTELAGRNQTDFVVELLLDTRNWSLRSARNELRVTRVEAASGKETEVPIQILDEINNGSKCFEAALLFVVSGLGAGSSQTYYIYFNNSEATGPSPLYTDFHGRLIRNRLSGQTVERSIMEDLFLPWGCSVDRWGNLWVADRIQAAVFGYTGTLGTPGSPGSDASHFSMCQDVAARNDGYLVVADRGNFRVCVFRPDRTLAFILGETGKAGDDDRHFRFPSGVATDGDGNIYVSDAALHRVQVFDRNGTWLRTLGSPGTPGTGTMQFNAPMGLFVTPWKDILVADTGNHRVLALKHIGGANYVYNYTLGFTGVAGSDIEHFNAPQDVCMDLSGNTYVADTLNSRVQKFTGTVYKATIGVTGQPGLDNEHLCYPSSVSVSPTGEIFVCDPPGGTFIKGRVQVYDSSLRHILSIGARHWSGLVTPGNSDYAFNQPCGVASNSTGALFVSDTKNQRVQVYTPLGARVQTLGTTGVIGSDPLHLDHPRGLDVAPDGRVFVADCGVWVFPEFHSNHRVQVYNDLSDGAADATIGVTGVGSNDMHHLNQPSDVSIGPGGRTAIADKGFWTTSYPATCYGQRVQILSDLNDFVIDMTYGVPGTPGCSTTLLNMPMGVGVSPSGAVYVADTDNHRVVVFKNDGDNQADLIINPSGAMGSSNNQFNTPIDIDSDLDGNILVADKGNHRIQVFKANGDFIRTIGETGVNLSDAFHLNSPSGVHVADDGKILIADTGNNRVLRITPASLMLGVEEPLFVPENLSLEFGGIECWSRHGAAVGRFDVDLTEALATALSGLTGSPDAYGNRMVRVQLNLSNDGLGRVVLNSLVIEYDVSVEPPNLSQALRDYLTTHATEADANGNVKVPLLFSAASAGGVRVWDLNISGDFPPVLLSPVPDLMMDEDTRAPSLCNLSNYFADDLDHSLNYVLMSASNSSVAHVELSIDGLLSVDCTVPSALNWYGWIELQAQAYDSRGFTVASNPFRVNVRPVNDAPVIESFPADLNATAGEEWSYLIISSDVDDDDLTLSLVTKPTGMVLEPQTGWVHWTPAASQLGENEVVIRVSDGELYDEQAFVINVSAAGGPNRPPRILSTPVTIAEAGKRYEYRLRATDDDGDVLTFTLEKSPEGMTIDSIGVIEWVPGVRDIGVHEVVVRVSDGKSSVTQEFNITVAENITSILPTIVILEPKPGAKLRGSVLVRGTASARVGAVELVEVRVDSWGWEPAQGRSSWSFELNTTKLADGRHVLYARVRDTEGHFAETSLSFVVANAVAPLPAALPEGLLLWLAVLLLASAAAMATAYLAARRRRLAGTVPPPAQPGGPTAPAPTAPGGLAPAAAQAAPTPGPPQARAAPAPTAPAQKPVDSVFLIYHDGRLITYFSRVDSAELDDTLDMIRKFVKASFSGQLGRLDSMQYENKNIIMERGNMMYMVVVTPLREFEQLRREMRRLLNAIDEKYRVLFKIWDGDFTKVKDVKRMVERFAGEEVWEDEGGATWHEEAPREHKPHRKSPEVPAARAAPGPTAPSRPEGAGPSSPTPPSRPRETAPEGEGEVEAPPPAEEIGAAQKAPAGEAALMKPEPKEEEEAPAGEETAAPPKKTLSREEKLQLLEDRFLLGEISEESYREMKAKLMKR
- a CDS encoding cell division protein FtsZ yields the protein MGGRVYVTFGLGASLAGQELRPVIKVVGVGGAGCNIVGSADIDFRHAERIAINTDARSLYGLSCRKILIGKELTRGRGASSDPAIGEQAVLSDIDAVRSALAGTDVLFLVCGLGGGTGTGASPVIARLAGKMGALVVALATMPFKAEGALRGRIASAGLERLRETADAVLVVENDRLVTEHPMLGFKEALCMADHLLLDPVRSITQVLTRADLPNLRRVLRVRDIAHICLGEGSLGHGPSSGVKFALGPLAPGTDLHNHNKAVVVLHCPPGSKDDELHRIVQELHTFLHEDAEIMWGPIVDPSLEKEVRLVAVVGKERAPGPPIPHP
- a CDS encoding 30S ribosomal protein S15; protein product: MARMHARRRGSSSSTRPLRDHNPDWVPLGPDEIVKEVAKLAREGLSSSQIGLRLRDQYGVPDVKLATGKSIVAIMKEAGVKFDFPEDVRSLMKKAVRLSAHLATTPKDLSNRRRLQLVEAKIRRLVKYYHRTGVLPKDWNYSLETAKLLVE
- a CDS encoding DHH family phosphoesterase, with protein sequence MPARELPRSLSSALQKAREVSSSLSSGAEAVRIISHYDADGLCAAGILCRALLKMAVPFHCTIVHSLDAAAIEALRLQDYPVTIFSDIGSGYLELLEGLNKRIIVIDHHSPVRDSKTVAQLNCHLWGVNGAFEASASSLALLFAVSLNETNWELAGLALAGSMGDRQHIGGWRGLNAEILAVAERLGYARTRRSLVMDGETLVRALAESNEPFIRGVSGNPGGAAALVEAAGLSPAAAPGEIDLAGARALASLIALRLLKQGTPDEFVASVLVDRHYLPGFGTDAAELSAVVNACGRLDREELGLSVCMGSREALAEAREVRRQYRSHVMKRMLELQERGIQEMRHIQYFYAESASMGGALAALVMNFLFPGPKPTVSLSSSGGRVKISLRGTREMTSRGLDLARAAAAAARRCGGQGGGHSIAAGATIPLGMDMNFLEALDTEVGAWLGGRAGGGGESG
- a CDS encoding Vms1/Ankzf1 family peptidyl-tRNA hydrolase → MSQPDLRRLADIWDTCPSFLSIYLDLSEALDINFIQRRRRDCERALAGDREALLLFREAMATAMGVLEQVGKEGAPRTREGLAIFCSPRKNFLEVYDALREVGNLLVFDSSPYIKPLVMLSHEWEEWCVVALDHTHARIFMVSHHRVIDRDEVVKDIIRKHRKGGMSQLRFQRLHDGYETHYFKEVAEHLVKEVEKWRAVGRFRGIILEGPSGARRELERHLPQELARLVLGRTETGGDVPEAEALRAAEAVVRKRARLQEAELIQHLRTGILKQGLVAYGFEEVEAATALGRADTIAIQRNLALRGWRCESCRAFGSGDRSTCPSCGSPPLSVDAIEELVELAMDRRTRVEFVSPESGISEFGGVGALLRY